Genomic DNA from Gilliamella sp. ESL0441:
CATTTTTAAAAATTTAAAATATGCATCCGTAGCTCAGCTGGATAGAGTACCCGGCTACGAACCGGGCGGTCAGGGGTTCGAATCCCTTCGGATGCACCATTTTAACAGAATTCAAAATATGCATCCGTAGCTCAGCTGGATAGAGTACCCGGCTACGAACCGGGCGGTCAGGGGTTCGAATCCCTTCGGATGCACCATTTTAACGAACTTACAAGCATCCGTAGCTCAGCTGGATAGAGCACTCGGCTTCGAACCGAGCGGTCAGGGGTTCGAATCCCTTCGGGTGCGCCATTTAAGCATCCCTAAAAATTCTTCGTTTTATACTAATCAATCAAAGGTTATGATCTATAAAACCACCTGAAAAATTATTCCATACGCATAGATTAATCATCTGCTCTACTCTACACTTTAGCATGTTTACCAATACCCTAAAAATGCTAATATAAAACGCTCTGCAACGCTTTTTATATTTCTCAAGTGTCTTTTATTCTCCATTCCTATTCAAGCCTTAGAAAGTGATTTAAGGAAGATTTGATGTCAAAATTCGTATTCTTTTAGCAACGCAATAAATTTACTATCAAAATGTAAAATAAACACCATAATAAAAGCGTTATGCTCCCACAAATTATCCCTGTTATTGCAAAACCAGAACCGCTTTTATTATTATTTTTTATCTCAATCATAGCAACAGCACCCAAAACTATAGCGACAATAGCGAAAACAATACTTAAAATATTGATGACCAATATAGTAACGAGTGATGTAATTCCACAAATCATTCCCGCTATAGCTAAACTACTTGTTGCTTTATATTGTTGTTGATCCATTTATCTTTTGCCCTTAATATTTTTGAAAAATAAAATAAATAGCAGTTAAGTATAAGATTATCGTTTTAGCAGATCAATCTAAGAGATATTTCACTTTATCAATCATAAATCACCGCTATTCAAATTATTTTTTATAGATGCAAATAAAATCGATATCAGTAGAAATCAACATGCAATAATAACTAAATGATTTAGAAGATGTTTAAATGCTATATAAAAACAGACAAATAGATTTTAAACGAGCATGGAACATCGGTATGATAAAATTTACTAAAAAATAATTGTTAATAACTTGTATTTGTTTTTTCTTTTATGAATAATAGTCAAGATAAAATATTCAGCAGTATAAGCAAGAAAAAATAGATTATAAAAATAATTGCTTTTATCCAATTGAACTACATTGATTGACGAATATCAGTTAGATTTCTTCGGGTGTACCACTTCGGTTGAATCCCGATATAAATCGAGTATACTAAGCTCAAACTTTAAATATTTATAATCAGTCTGCTTTTTTTATTTTAAATATGGTCGTCGCTATAATAAAATAATCATTAAAGTAGATAGATATCTTTAATTAATCATAATGGACTTTTTTTATGTTGGACCCGAATTTACTCCGAAATGAATTGGATCTTGTCGCTACTAAATTAGCGCGCCGTGGATTTAAATTAGATGTTGATAGTATTCGTCAACTAGAAGAAAAACGTAAAGTACTACAAGTTGAAACCGAAAGCTTACAGGCAGAGCGTAATGCACGTTCTAAAGCAATTGGTGAAGCTAAAGCTCGTGGTGAAGATATCACGTCCGTACGTGAAGAAGTCAATAAGCTTGGTGAAAGACTCAACAGTGCTAAAGCTGAGCTTGAAATCTTACTGAATCAAATTAAAGATATTGCATCAAATATTCCAAATATACCGGATGATTCTGTGCCTGACGGTAAAGACGAAAATGATAATGTTGAAATATCGCGTTTTGGTACGCCAAGAACATTTGATTTTCCGGTACAAGATCATGTTGCTTTAGGTGAACGATTTGGTGGGCTTGACTTTGCTGCGGGTGTAAAACTCACTGGGGCTCGTTTTGTGGTGATGAAATCACAAATTGCGCGTTTACACCGAGCTATCACTCAATTCATGTTAGATCTTCATACCGAGCAACATGGCTATGCTGAAATTTACGTACCTTATTTAGTTAATAAGGCTACTTTATTTGGAACAGGTCAATTACCAAAATTTGCAGGTGACCTATTTCACACAAAACCGCTCGATGAAGAAGCAGAAAGCAGTAATTATGCATTAATTCCAACCGCTGAAGTTCCGGTAACAAACTTAGTGCGTGATGAAATTTTAGATGAAAATGAGCTTCCATTAAAAATGACTGCTCATACACCTTGTTTCCGTTCTGAAGCAGGATCTTATGGTAAAGATACACGTGGTTTAATTCGTATGCACCAATTTGATAAAGTTGAGTTAGTGCAAATAGTGAAACCTGAAGAATCCATGCAAGCATTAGAAGAGCTGACTGCACATGCTGAAAAAGTGTTGCAGTTATTAGAACTGCCTTATCGAAAAATTGTGCTATGTACCGGTGATATGGGCTTTGGTTCTTGTAAGACCTATGATCTTGAAGTTTGGGTTCCTGCTCAAAACACTTATCGAGAAATCTCTTCTTGCTCTAATATGTGGGATTTCCAAGCACGCCGTATGCAAGCTCGTTATCGTAGCAAAGCAGACAATAAAACTTATTTAGTTCATACTTTAAATGGTTCAGGATTAGCGGTAGGTCGTACATTGGTTGCCATTATGGAAAACTATCAGCAAGCTGATGGAAGTATTAAAATTCCATCCGTTTTAGTTCCATACATGAATGGTGTCGAAGTGATAGGCTAAAAAACGTTTTTTAACTCTATAATAGCGCTATCCATTAGCGCTATTTTTTTATTAAATAAGGTGAAATCATGATAAAAGGTGTTGTCCTGTCAATACTCGCATCATGCCTTTTTGGCTTACTTTATTATTATCCCGTGTTATTGCATCCCTTGTCAGTTATTGATATCTTTTGCTGGCGATTGTTAACTTCTTTTCCTGCGATTGTAATATTAATTTTAATCGAAAAACAGTGGTCTGCCATTCATCTACTTTTTGTCCGTATAAAAACACATCCCCTTCTCTTAATTGGGTTATTGTGTTCTTCACTATTATTAACAATCCAGATGATGATCTTTATTTGGGCGCCTATCAACGGACATGGCTTGTCGGCTTCCTTAGGCTATTTTCTACTACCGTTAACCATGGTTATTTCAGGACAGCTGTTTTATCAAGAAAAGCTCAGTTTTTTACAAAAAATAGCGGTGGGACTTGCAGCATTAGGCGTCACTATTGAAATTGTTAATACAGGCGCATTTTCGTGGGAAACTGCCGTCATTGCCCTCGGATACCCCGTTTATTTTATGACACGCCGAAAATTACAAATAGAAGGCATTGCAGGCACATTTTCAGACTTCTTCTTTATTTTTATTGGTTGTTTGTTTTATTTTATTCTTAACTACAGTTGGGATGAGATTATTGATGACATTACCCATTTTCCTATTTTTATCCCTATGCTAGGAATCATTACCGCTATTGCTTTTGCAATGTATTTTGTTGCAAGACGATTACTACCGATGGGATTATTTGGATTACTAGGCTATGTAGAACCGGTTCTGCTTTCTATGGTATCGGTACTATTTTTGCATGAATCAGTATCATCAGAGCATATCATCTCATATGGACTCATTTGGTTGTCTGTCTGCGTATTAGCGCTAGAAGGGAGTATATTTGTTTTACGAGCGATAAAACGTAAAAGAATTCGGTAAATAACAAAAAAGCACATTTTAATGTGCTTTTATTTGATATAGCGGAATTTATTTACTAAACGTGACCGGCTGACCATAACTTTCAATAATCGCTTGGATTCTATCTAAAGTTTCTCTTGGCGGCGCCTCAACACCTTCCAATTGATATTTATCCCCTATCGTATCCCATTTATAAGCCCCCATTTTATGGTAAGGCAATAATTCAACACGCTCAATATTATCCATTCCTTGAATAAATTGACCTAGTAGATGCGCAGAATTATCATCATCCGTCCAGCCTGGCACAACGACATAGCGGATCCATGTTTTTTTATTAATTTTTTGGAGATATTTAGCAAACTCAAGTACCCGTTTATTCGAAACACCAACCAGTTTTTGATGTATTTCATCATTCATCTGTTTTAAATCAAGCATCACTAAATCCGTTACTTCCATTAACGCATCAACAGTCTGATCAAGTTGTCTGGCATAACCGTTAGTATCTAGACAGGTGCTTATACCCTCTTCATGACAGGCCTTAAACCATTCTGTAATAAATTCAGATTGCAACGTTGCTTCACCACCGGATGCGGTCACACCACCACCATTAGGCATGATAAAACTTTTGTAAGAAACAATTTCTTTCATTAATTCATCAACTGTGACTTCTCGTCCTGCTTTCAAATCCCAAGTGTCACGATTATGACAGTATAAACAACGCATTAAACAACCTTGAAAAAAGACAATGAAACGAATTCCAGGCCCATCAACAGTACCAAAAGATTCGAAAGAGTGAATACGACCTTTAATCGGTTGCTTGGTTGTCATAATAATATTTTGTTCCATAAAAATTCTCTAATCATTGCTTACATTATTTTATATAGCTTATTTTAACTCAGATAAGGGTTAGCTTTCACCAATTGCATTAATCAATTAATATCTTAGTCTTTCGGTGATTATACAGGTTAACTGTCAACAATATTGAATTATTATTAATGTACTAAAGTCATAAAGATTCATTTTGTTGTTTCGGAAATAAAAAACTAGCAATGATAGCAACACTCAATGCGATTAACACAACGAGTAAACTCATTGTCGCCGAAATATTGTATCCATGATGCCAAATATGATCGGTTGCATTTAAAAGTAATTTGAACGCAATAAAAAACAATATGGCTATTACTGATTTTTCCAAATAAATTAGATATTTCTTCAATGCTTCAAGTACAAAAAATAAACTACGCAAACCTAAGATTGCAAACATCATAGCACTATAAATAATTAATGGGTCACGACTTACCGCAATAATAGCGGGAACTGAGTCAAAAGCGAACATCACATCTGATAATTCAATAACAGATAAACATAAAAACAATGGTGTGACAAAAAAATAAGCTTTAACATTACGCTTTATTGCCAAATCTTTATTTTCTTGTTTAGTTAACTCTTCGTTAACCTGTGTCTTACTTAAGAAAAATTTATTCCCATATAATTTAGGCCAAACAGGAAAAAATTTTTTTACTAAACGATAGGCAAGATGCTGAGAATAGTCTTCAACTTTCTTATCAGCACCATCGTTTTTTAGCATCATAAATGCAGTCCAACCAACGACTAATGAAAAAACGATTTCTGCATAAGAGCTTAATCCAAATAATTTGGTACCAATAATTACAAATATCGCCCTAAAAATAATCGCACCAATAATTCCCCAATATAAGATTCTATGCCAATATTTTGTGGGTATTGAAAACCAAGAAAATATTGCCATCATGACAAAAAGATTATCAACAGACAGCACTTTTTCCAATGCATAACCTGTAATAAATAAATTACCCGTTTCCCAACCATAATAAAAATAAAGGTAACCTGCAAATAGTAGGGATACAGCCAACCAGAAAATTGACCATACTGAAGCGCTTTTTAATGTCACTTCACTATCTTTTCGATGCATAAAAAGATCAATGATTAAAGCGCCAATTAAGATTCCCAAAAAAATAAGTATTGTATGGATTGGATAACCCCAAAAAGTTTCGTTCATTTTCATCCTAATTATTTATTGTGTTTTCTGAATATTAGTTGTGTATGCTAATTAACCTAAATATTAATCACTACCATATTTTTTGACTCATCTGTGATGATAGAGCATTATTTAATATTTAATGATGAAGGACACCCCGATTATTTAATGCTATTTTGGAGACATCCATCATTTTGTTAGTCATATCATACCACATAATCTTTTCGTATTAATTATCTTAGGTTAAATCAACTTTTTTAAGAAGTTTATTTGACATTTAATTATATTAAAAAGCACGGTTTAACTAATTTCATTTATACTTGATCCAAACAAAAGCAAGTATCAGTTTTGTTTTTATTCACTTTAACAATACTCAATTCAAAGAATTAATTATATAAACTCGATAGAATCACTTTATCAATCTACCGTCGTCTTTAATAATGGTATTTAGTAAAATATTTCTTATTCAACATAGTGTATATTCACT
This window encodes:
- a CDS encoding TerC/Alx family metal homeostasis membrane protein, translated to MNETFWGYPIHTILIFLGILIGALIIDLFMHRKDSEVTLKSASVWSIFWLAVSLLFAGYLYFYYGWETGNLFITGYALEKVLSVDNLFVMMAIFSWFSIPTKYWHRILYWGIIGAIIFRAIFVIIGTKLFGLSSYAEIVFSLVVGWTAFMMLKNDGADKKVEDYSQHLAYRLVKKFFPVWPKLYGNKFFLSKTQVNEELTKQENKDLAIKRNVKAYFFVTPLFLCLSVIELSDVMFAFDSVPAIIAVSRDPLIIYSAMMFAILGLRSLFFVLEALKKYLIYLEKSVIAILFFIAFKLLLNATDHIWHHGYNISATMSLLVVLIALSVAIIASFLFPKQQNESL
- the rarD gene encoding EamA family transporter RarD — its product is MIKGVVLSILASCLFGLLYYYPVLLHPLSVIDIFCWRLLTSFPAIVILILIEKQWSAIHLLFVRIKTHPLLLIGLLCSSLLLTIQMMIFIWAPINGHGLSASLGYFLLPLTMVISGQLFYQEKLSFLQKIAVGLAALGVTIEIVNTGAFSWETAVIALGYPVYFMTRRKLQIEGIAGTFSDFFFIFIGCLFYFILNYSWDEIIDDITHFPIFIPMLGIITAIAFAMYFVARRLLPMGLFGLLGYVEPVLLSMVSVLFLHESVSSEHIISYGLIWLSVCVLALEGSIFVLRAIKRKRIR
- the serS gene encoding serine--tRNA ligase, encoding MLDPNLLRNELDLVATKLARRGFKLDVDSIRQLEEKRKVLQVETESLQAERNARSKAIGEAKARGEDITSVREEVNKLGERLNSAKAELEILLNQIKDIASNIPNIPDDSVPDGKDENDNVEISRFGTPRTFDFPVQDHVALGERFGGLDFAAGVKLTGARFVVMKSQIARLHRAITQFMLDLHTEQHGYAEIYVPYLVNKATLFGTGQLPKFAGDLFHTKPLDEEAESSNYALIPTAEVPVTNLVRDEILDENELPLKMTAHTPCFRSEAGSYGKDTRGLIRMHQFDKVELVQIVKPEESMQALEELTAHAEKVLQLLELPYRKIVLCTGDMGFGSCKTYDLEVWVPAQNTYREISSCSNMWDFQARRMQARYRSKADNKTYLVHTLNGSGLAVGRTLVAIMENYQQADGSIKIPSVLVPYMNGVEVIG
- the pflA gene encoding pyruvate formate lyase 1-activating protein, which gives rise to MEQNIIMTTKQPIKGRIHSFESFGTVDGPGIRFIVFFQGCLMRCLYCHNRDTWDLKAGREVTVDELMKEIVSYKSFIMPNGGGVTASGGEATLQSEFITEWFKACHEEGISTCLDTNGYARQLDQTVDALMEVTDLVMLDLKQMNDEIHQKLVGVSNKRVLEFAKYLQKINKKTWIRYVVVPGWTDDDNSAHLLGQFIQGMDNIERVELLPYHKMGAYKWDTIGDKYQLEGVEAPPRETLDRIQAIIESYGQPVTFSK
- a CDS encoding DUF4190 domain-containing protein, producing the protein MDQQQYKATSSLAIAGMICGITSLVTILVINILSIVFAIVAIVLGAVAMIEIKNNNKSGSGFAITGIICGSITLLLWCLFYILIVNLLRC